In Bdellovibrio svalbardensis, the sequence ATGTTGCGGAAGACTTTTTAACTTGGCTTCAATGTTACCATTAAAATCACGATCCACTTCCTTTAAGCGTTCTATCAACGCACTCCGAAAAATTGCTGCATTTGTCTCCGTAAGTCCCGTAGCTATTTTTTTAACCGTTGGATTTTTGGAGAGAAAATATGCGAACATCGCGTCTTGTGCTCCACGTTCCCGAAATTTCGACTCAACCTCAATGTATCCAATCATAACATCTCCGGGAATGGCAACATCATGGCTATCCCGATTGGGTTCAGCCGAAAGTCGTCCAATGTAAACCATCTTAGTCGCGCCATCCGGAACACCCCAAAGTTCGACATTATTTTTCCAGTCCTCAACATCCTCAATTTTTTGAAAACCTCGGACTGATGGTTCTGTGGGAGTACTATCTAAAAAGGCTCCCTGACAACTATTCACGGAGCTTACACAACGGTAGACTCGAGAAGCACCGCTAACGCATGAGGTACTTGTTAGCGTGAGAAGACTTAAGACCAGTAAGAAAGTTTGTTTAAAGCCCATTTTTGTTTTATCGGACGAACACTTTCTAGATCAACAGGATGTTGATCTAGAAAGGAATGCTTCTAAGCCCCCTAATTGCAAAAAAGCCTGTCTTAACGAGCAGGCTTTGTATTAGAAACAAGGGATTAACTGACAACAGTAGGAACTCTTGAAGAAAAGTAGACCGTCCCTAATGCTATTGGCGCTACGACCAACCAGAATATTGCATAATCGTTTCCATCGATGATGCCGATGGGTAACAAAAGAAGCGAACCAATAATACCCGGCAAGAGCCACTTTGCAGAAACACTTAATACTTTTTCATGTCGCCATGGAATTAAAAATACAAAAGCAATCGATATTGAGCCAAGGGTCCCAAATATAAGTAACAACATGCCTAAAGAGTTTCCATCCGATAGTAACCAATTTCCAATGCAGACAGAAAAAAAGCCTATTAACAGAAAAGACGCTCCTGAGATTCGTTTAAAAATCGATCTCTCAGGCACAGTGGTGATTGTATCCTGAGAATGAAAAATGAATTTCTTCAGAGGAATCAGTAGGCACAAAAATACAATATAACCCAAAACGCTCAAAGCAATTCGAGTATTCATAGAAATATCGAAATAGCCCAAGACCGCAGCAAAGTCATTGCCAGTTCCATTAAATTTTACACGAGTGGAACTAAGAATCATTTGCAAACCTAGATATGGAACGTTGAGCGCCGTTATCCACGCAACAAAATAATAAAGGCGCCCTTGCTGTTGAGGTGCTTTGCGAATGCAATACAGAAATCCCAAAGCGCCCAAAACTAGCATGCTGAAAATGGGAGCTACACCATTCATGAATAAAAGGTGGTGGCTTGGAAATTTATTTACATCGACATTCGGGATACCGACAGCTGTTAAATTTAAAAAGTTTGCAGGAACATCAAGTAGGCGTGCGACAGCAAAGTGTAAAAATTCGTGAATCGTCACTGATGTTACGATTGCTGCGGCGACCAATAGTGAAAGGCCAACAATGGACTTTACAGAAAAATGCTTTTTCAAGCTTCCCCCTTAAAGATGAAGAGAGAACCTTATAAATATGCGACCAGCTTGTAAATCAATTTAATCTCAATAAACCTTAATTCGTCTATATTCGCACTGACTTATGGATCCTCCTACTCTTTCAGCATTTTCGGCGTTCCCCAAGTAGCAGTTCTGGATTCGTAAATAACCTTCGCCTGCGCCCGCCAAACCATCCTCTGAATGGCTCCAATCTTATACGCACCAAGCAACCCCGTAATAACGGTCACCGCCCAGAAGATCAGATTCGAAAAGTTCATAACTCCTTCCCCTCAATGGCAATCTTCTTAGATTCAAAACGCTCCAGGATCTTCTTTACAGCCTTATTATGCCAAACCTTGGCCTTTCGAGGCTTAAGCCTCTTCGCATTGAGGTAATGAGTGATTTCATTGGCATCACGCCCCTCTTTCCATTGGCGATGGATTTTAAGTAATACATCATACTCAACCGGGTTCTTTACCTGCTTCCCTTGAAAGTAACAGAACCCAAATGGCGGAGGAGCTTTCGTTTTCCAGATTCTCCATCGAGTGACTTCTTCTGGGGTTGGATCTTTCGGTCTTAAAAGAACTCCAGCTTTGATCAGACGACTTCTGACTTTTGTTTTTGATATGTTGAGTTCTTTACCGATGTCTCGCAAAGAGAGACCCTTTTCAAACAATTTGCAGACTTCTACCGAAATATCGCTTCTTTGATTAAATTTTTTATGAATGATCTCATGAGGTTGGACGCGTGCGTTTAGACTTAAGCATTGGCGACCATTTTAATGAATTTAATAAAAGCCTTTTGAAGAACTTCAAAAGGCTTTTATCGTTTCAGGAGTAATTTTATGTCTCATTCACAAGATCCAAAAAATGAATCTCTGAAGACAGACACTTCTAAACAATTGACAGCTGAGGCTGAGTTGCTTGAAGAATCTTTTGAATCGGCCGACACCCTAGAAGACTTCACGAAGGTTCTGATGGAGAGCCTGACTTCGAAACTTCATGCAAATATCGATGAGATCTTTAAGCAGAACAAATAGCATCTTCAGCTCGACATGAATATCAAAACCGCAATTCCAATCCAGGAATCGCTAAGTCCTTAAATCCAAACTTTTCATAAAGCCCGCGCTGCGACCAAGCCCCCAATCGTGTATTAGGGTTTGCCAACACTATCTACCCTCTGGCACATGTAAAAACACCATTGAAAAATGGCTGAGATAGCTTCAGGCTGTCTCTTTTTTGGATGCAGCTACTCACACCCATCGCCGTCTTTAAAAAAAGGGTCTTTCTTCCAAGAGTGAGATCTCCCCATTAAAATTTGTGAATAAGTTCCAACCTTCCTTAGCAGACCGAATCGCCCCAAATAAAGACGGGAGCGAAAGATAGCTAAGAAAACTCAAGAAGTCTCAGAGCATTTCCGAAAAGAAGTCACATACAGATTAACTTCGGAGACTTCATGAGACGTACCTGCAACTCCATCTTTGCCTTCAACGCCAGTTTTTTATTATTCACTTCAACGGTTTCCCTTTTGACGGCCTGCCAGGTTTCAGTGGATTACAAGGTCCCGATTGAGCTGGCCTCCTTGACTCCGACGCCAACGGCCCCTGTCGTGAGCAAAAGTCTACAAAAGATTGCCACGGGCTCCGGTCACACCTGCGCAATTCTCAACTCCGGCGCTGTGAAGTGTTGGGGTTCAAACTCAGCTGGTCAGCTGGGCTATGACGACACCGTCGATCGAGGCAAAACCGCCGGCGACATGGCTGCTTTAGCGAACGTCAATCTTGGCGCTGGGCGAACTGCTCAGGCGATCGCTCTCGGAGGCGCATTTACCTGCGCTATTCTTGATACGGGCGCTGTGAAGTGCTGGGGCAGAAACTGGAACGGGCAACTGGGCTATGACGACTTTGCATCACGCGGACACACTGCGGGAAGCATGGCTTCGCTAGCAACCGTCAACATTGGTGCCGGAAGAACTGCGAAAGCAATTTCTGCGGGAAACTCTCACGTGTGTGTCATCTTAGATACCAACGCAGTTAAGTGCTGGGGAAATGGTGGCGATGGCCAACTCGGAAATGACAGTGCCGACAGCGGTATTGGTGATGGTGCCGGCGAAATGGCGGCATTAGGGACCGTCAACTTAGGAGCTGGTCGAACTGCAAAAATGATTGCCGCTGGTGGAATCTCAACTTGCGCGATTCTTGATAACGATCAGGTCAAATGCTGGGGATTCAATGGTGAGGGTCATCTCGGCTATGATCACTATATAAACCGCGGAGATACTCCAGGCCAGATGGCAGCGCTCGGCACTGTGAACCTCGGAGCTGGCAGAACAGCCAAGGCGATCTCCATCAACGAGACCCACACCTGTGCGATCTTAGATACAGGCGCTGTAAAATGCTGGGGCGCCAGCTATTACGGTGAGACCGGTTATGAAGACTATAACTGGCGCGGTGGAGCCTCTGGCGACATGGCAGCGCTTACGACAGTCTTTTTAGGCGCAGGAAGAACAGCCAAAGAAATTCAATCCGGTGGCACTCACACTTGCGCTATCCTTGATAATGATGCCGTGAAGTGTTGGGGTGATAACTCTTCTGGACAACTAGGCTACGACGACACCACTGAAAGAGGTAGCTCTGCGGGAACGATGACTTCTCTAACCTCTATCAACTTGGGTTCAGGACGATCTGCAAAAAATATTTCTATCGGTTATGACTTCAGCTGTGCGCTTCTGGACAACAATGAAGCAAAATGTTGGGGCAATAACTCCTCTGGACAATTGGGATACGACAGCACGACTGCAAAAGGCAAATTTGCTGGCGATATGGCCGCCCTTAACTCCATCAACGTTGGCGATTGATCTTCGAGATCGATCGCCCTCCTTAACATGTTGAACCTGCTACGTTCCGGAAAATAAAACATGAAAGTGATGAACTCTGCTATGAATCTTCTAATAATTTTAGCATTGAATATATTCGCATTAAGCGTTCGTGCTGACGACACTTCTCCGCTCAAATCTGAAAGACCACCGGAATTCAATCGTCCGATTTTCTTTCAGACTCTCGAGAACGAATTAAAAATTAAAAAATTTGGCCTGTCATACAATTTGGATAGCTCCAAAGGACAAAAGCTGGTCTTGGGCTCTCAGACAATTGACGGCGATTCCTTCACCGCTCGCTTAGAAAACAATGAATTGAATTTAAAATGGAATAAAGTTCTTATCGCTGGCGGTGAAATCAGCATCATCAATAAATTTGGTGAAGAGTTATGGAAAATAAAAACTTCCGAAAACGGCAGTTTGCAATTCAAAGATTGGAACGACTCGAAAGCGCCTCGCTGGAAGGACCATGAACGCTTTCGTTTCTGTCTGCGCTCCGAAAAGGACCAAGGACATGTCAGTCTTTGTTCACAGTGGTATGGCATTGAAACCGCCGACGCCAGTCGCAAGTTACTTCTGGTTCCAACAACCGTAACACCTCAGGTGATCATTCAAAGTGAGCAAAAAAAAGGGCACGGCTTTGAAGATGTTGAAATCGGCAAGCCCGTTCATTTTTTTGCTCGACTTGCAAACGATGCCACCTATGAATTCGTCTCAACGCCCGCACCTCTTGAAGTCAAAGACATGATTGCGACAGAAAAACCCGGCTCTGTTATGCTGACGGGAGGAGGACTAAAACCTCTGGCTGAGTCAGCTCAAGAGCTTCCTCAGATTGAATATGGAAAAACGACCCGTCTTCTCGGATTTGAAAGAACCATTGCGGAGCCTCCGCGCTTATGGCAGGTCGAACTCTCTGGTAAAGAGCCTACTTTGGATATGCCGGGAGTTCAGGGGGGATTATTTACGCATGCTTTAGAAATTCAAAATCCCCCACAACCGCAAGACCGCATCTATGTGTCTTCGCGTGCCCTCATAGATACTTACTCAGACAAAGACGAAGTCACCTATGCAAACTCTCTCGGTGAGCTCAAAAAATGGGAATTCCCTGCAGAAAGGAAATTCTCAAACAATACGGTCACTCTGGATATTCCAGCCGACAAAATTCCGCATAAGGCTTATTTGGAACCCTATCGAGGGGCTCCACGCGAAGCCAGCCTTCGTCTAACTGAAGTTCTTACCACGGAAGGCAGCTATGCCCTGCTTGGCGAGGGTCATTTCGCTTGGTGGTTTAATGATGTCCTTGGATCTCAAAATTACTATTTATCAAAACAGCGTTGGGGTCTCACGACTCGGTATTTTGCCTCGATGACAGATCTTCCGACGAACACTGCGGGAAAAGTAAGGCTACAATCGCTTGAAGCGGACTTGCGTTATCGCTTCTCTCCAGGCCTTTGGGGCCGAGACGAAACAGTGGGAGCTTTTGCTGCCTATGACAATCTAACCATTGGAGAATTGACGGCGCCTATGATGGGGGCGGGACTGTTTTGGGCCCGTTCCATGCCACGATCCATTGACAGTTGGCTTAATGGCATATCATTTCTCAATCACCCAAAATGGTTCAGTCTGGATCTCGTAAATTATTTTTCAAGTTTGGATAGTCAATATTCTTTAGGGCAAAACTATGCTCTCAATGCGAATATTAAAATGATGTCTTCCCCGGGATTCTTCTGGGAAGGAGGCCTCGGAGTGAAGAAAAACTCATTTGACAGATCCTCTGACGGTGCGAGCGTCACCCTCACTACCTTCTTCATTTCTATCGGCGTCGGTTTGGACTTTTAGAAGCAGACTTGGGGTTCCAATCAACTACGAAGCAAACGCTTTCTGACTGGAACTTCAAACCACTTCCAAAAAACATACGACATGACCATCATCAAAAACAGATAAGCCGGAAACTGCAGCGGAAGCGGCAGAACATCCAAGGGATGATCCCCCTTGCGGAAGGCCATCATATAGTGGCCGTGTATCATATAGAGCGTAAAAGAAATTTCGCCCAATAAGACAAAAAACTTACGGCTTAAAAATTGAGAAATCGCACCTTCGTGTTTCGCAAAAGTATAAATTAAAAAAGCCGCACCCAAACATGAACCTGAGTGAACCAGCCATGCAGCAACTCCAGTTGTCGCGACTCCGGAAAAAGACCATCCTAGCAAAATCGAACTTCGCATGTTGATGATCAACAAAATCAAAGCTCCAACTTCCCACAATGTCCCTTTCAATGTTTTCCCAGCAGCGCCATTTTCGGTCTGATACTTCGTAAATACCAGTCCTACGGTCATGCCCAGGATAAATTCAAAAACTCTGACAACTGGATTGACGTGAAAAAGAGCCGATGTCGTCAGTCCATCAAAACCAGAACGATAGGAAGGAATCTCGAAAACTCCTGAAGCAATCATGGCCGCCAAAACCAATCCCACGGAAAGGCCCAACCACAACTTCCATCGACGAGCAAAACCGTAAACAAATACCGGGAAAAGCAGGTAAAAGAAAAACTCTGTGGAGATAGACCATGAGTGAGAATAGTAAGAGCTGTAGAAACTCTGTTTAGGAATCCATGCTTGAATCAATAGAATGTTGGAAAGAGCCATTCCAACAGACTCAAGGGCAGACTTACCATATATAAAATAGTCAGAGTCAGGTCTGTGGCTAGCCAAAAAAGCCACAATAAATGCAAGAATGTGTGTCGGCCAAATGCGTGACCAACGTGCGCGATAGAAGCGCAGAACATCTCCAGCCCGCTCAAAGTAAGGATAGCAATAGAACATGATAAAGCCCGAAAGAACAAAAAAGAAACTCACAGGTTGCGTATTGTAGATCTGACGCACAAAAGGCTTCGCAATACCAAAATAACCCTCACAGTGAAGGGCGAGGATGGCAAGAGCTGCAAAAAATCTCAACGAAGTCAGCGCGGGCAAGGGAACAATTTTTTTCTGCATTATGAAAATCCTCTTCGACGGCAAGGGTGTACATTAAAAATTTCGAGATTCCAAGTTTCTCAAGCCGGAACCATGTGGAATTTTCCCTCCCCTTTTTCAAATTGATTTGTTATTCAGCCACTCTGTTGAAAAGACTCGAACAAGTCTTCGAAGGGCATCAGTTTTGAAAATATTGTTTTATTCGCCAATGAAATCCATACATCATCCCGAGGCATCGGGTGATCGTGAGATAGCCCGTGGTCTTTTTGAATATTTACAAGAGCAAGGTCATCAGGTTGAAATTCTCTCTGAATTTCAGACGCCCTTCTTTTTTCAAACAGGACGCGGATGGTGGAGCTTTTTAAGAAGTTTCCCAAAAGCATTTTGGAAGGCACTGACATTTCAGCCTGATATCTTTTTTACTTATCATCTTTACTACAAAGCACCGGATCCGTTGGGTCTGATTCTGTCGACATTTTTTAGAAAACGATACTATGTCTTCGAAGGAATGTTTTCTGAAAAACCCCGCAGCCTAACCGGCTTCAAAGTTGGATACTATCTGACGAAGTGGTCCCTTCAGCGGGCCAATTGTGTATATACCGACAAAACCGATGATATCGAAGGCTTGCTCAAGGTTCTCCCAGCATCACGAGTTTGTTATATACCACCCTCATTGAATTTAAGTGTTTTCACAGATCCAGGAAAAAAAACATCAACACCACAAAGCATTCAGATTTCCTGCATCTCCATGCTTCGCCCTGGTCGCAAGGTCGATGGTGTGAAGTTCTTAATTGAAGCAATCGCTGAACTTCAACAAGAAATGGCATCTCAACAGTTAAATTTCAATCTGAAGATTGCCGGAGATGGTCCCTCATTTGAAGAGGTTAAACACTATGCAGAGTCTCTGCTTAAATCCAGAGTTCAACTGTGTGGTGCTCTCGGCAAAGAGAAAATTTTGGAACTTCTCCGCAGCAGCGACCTTTTTGCATTCCCCGGCATTGATGAAAGCTTTGGACTTGTTTATCTCGAAGCTCAATCACAGCGACTGCCCGTCATCGCTTTTAAAAATGGTGGTGTCCCAGACGCGGTTGAGGATCAGGTCAGTGGGGTACTCACTCCTCTCATGGAAAAATCCGCCTACAAAAAAGCTCTTCTGGAGTTGATTCAAAACAATCATCTCCGAGAAAAAATGGGACAGCAGGGTCGGCTTCGCATTGAGAAGAAGTTCAATAGACAAATCAACTATAAGAAAATGGACCTTGAAAAATAAGCTGATCAAATTCTTTCTCAGCAAGAAAGATTACTCAAGAAGGATCACTGCGCACGCATTTGCATTCTTCATACACCTTCATCACTCCACTCCCCCCGCGATTCAACAGTTCTTCTCTAACTCTCGTCTAAAAAGTTACTCGCCTGAAATGTATCCAGATCCAGTCAATGACATCAAACAAGATGCTTTTATGTATGAGTACACAAATGAGTTTATAAGCCCGCTATAATTTGACGTCCTCACAATGAAGTAGATACTGAGGATGATATTTTATAAAGGAGACACCCATGAAAAAAATCATACTTGCTTCATTGCTATGTGTAGGATCCTTGGCGCAGGCTCAAGACCAATCCGCTACTTCCAGTACTCTTCAGTTCTCTAGAGAAGCTGTGGAAACTAACCCGCGAGGTCTCATTCCATTCATTGGGGCTGGTGGGGGTTATACTGGATACGGTGAGAACGGAACCTCGGCTCAGGAAGGAACACCTGGAACTGTGAAACTTCTAGGATCTTATTATTTCGAAAGCCCTTGGGTTTCGGAATTTGGATATGGCTTCAACAGTCAGTCTTTTAGCCAATCCACAGCCAAAGACTCAAGCATTAATAATGCGGCGATCGAACTTGCCGCTCGTTACCGCTCTGAAAATCGCTGGCAAACAGGCGTTGTTGCCGACCAGATGTTCGGTCAAGGTGGCAACTACGCAGCTGAACAAGAGGACGCGCAATTCGTAGGCCTGCAAGTTCTTAAAGAATTCAATCTTGCTCCAGCTTGGTTAGGTCGCGTGGGTGGTCGCGCGATGGCGTTAACAAATAATACGGGCAACGAGATCTATATGTATCTCGTGGATCTCCAAATTGGTTGGAATCCAAATGCTTACAAAGCATCCGCGAAATCTGCTGAGGCAAAACAAGCTGAACCAGAAATGCTGACGGAGCGAGAATCAACTCCAGTTCTTCGTGACGTCGCTTACAGCTCTCTGGCAACTGCCGGTGCGATTCAGTTCTCTTCTGGCAAATACTCAGTGAGCAATGCAGACAAAAAACACTTGGCAAAAGTAGCCAAAGTACTTAATGAACACAGCAACCTTTTAGAGAGAGTTGAAGTTGTTGGCTACACAGACTCAACTGGTAGCACAAAAACAAATGACAGACTTTCTCAAGCTAGAGCAGAACAAGTTAAAGCTATTCTGCAAAAAAATGGTCTGAAAGATGTGCCTGTTACTGCAGTCGGTAAAGGATCCTCTGAAGCCACTGGCGGATCAATGAGAGCCGATCGCCGCACGGAGCTGGTATTTGTTGGAGTTAAAGATGAAGAAGCGC encodes:
- a CDS encoding RNA polymerase sigma factor sigma-70 region 4 domain-containing protein, with the protein product MFEKGLSLRDIGKELNISKTKVRSRLIKAGVLLRPKDPTPEEVTRWRIWKTKAPPPFGFCYFQGKQVKNPVEYDVLLKIHRQWKEGRDANEITHYLNAKRLKPRKAKVWHNKAVKKILERFESKKIAIEGKEL
- a CDS encoding RCC1 domain-containing protein, which encodes MRRTCNSIFAFNASFLLFTSTVSLLTACQVSVDYKVPIELASLTPTPTAPVVSKSLQKIATGSGHTCAILNSGAVKCWGSNSAGQLGYDDTVDRGKTAGDMAALANVNLGAGRTAQAIALGGAFTCAILDTGAVKCWGRNWNGQLGYDDFASRGHTAGSMASLATVNIGAGRTAKAISAGNSHVCVILDTNAVKCWGNGGDGQLGNDSADSGIGDGAGEMAALGTVNLGAGRTAKMIAAGGISTCAILDNDQVKCWGFNGEGHLGYDHYINRGDTPGQMAALGTVNLGAGRTAKAISINETHTCAILDTGAVKCWGASYYGETGYEDYNWRGGASGDMAALTTVFLGAGRTAKEIQSGGTHTCAILDNDAVKCWGDNSSGQLGYDDTTERGSSAGTMTSLTSINLGSGRSAKNISIGYDFSCALLDNNEAKCWGNNSSGQLGYDSTTAKGKFAGDMAALNSINVGD
- a CDS encoding acyltransferase family protein, with the protein product MQKKIVPLPALTSLRFFAALAILALHCEGYFGIAKPFVRQIYNTQPVSFFFVLSGFIMFYCYPYFERAGDVLRFYRARWSRIWPTHILAFIVAFLASHRPDSDYFIYGKSALESVGMALSNILLIQAWIPKQSFYSSYYSHSWSISTEFFFYLLFPVFVYGFARRWKLWLGLSVGLVLAAMIASGVFEIPSYRSGFDGLTTSALFHVNPVVRVFEFILGMTVGLVFTKYQTENGAAGKTLKGTLWEVGALILLIINMRSSILLGWSFSGVATTGVAAWLVHSGSCLGAAFLIYTFAKHEGAISQFLSRKFFVLLGEISFTLYMIHGHYMMAFRKGDHPLDVLPLPLQFPAYLFLMMVMSYVFWKWFEVPVRKRLLRS
- a CDS encoding glycosyltransferase family 4 protein translates to MKSIHHPEASGDREIARGLFEYLQEQGHQVEILSEFQTPFFFQTGRGWWSFLRSFPKAFWKALTFQPDIFFTYHLYYKAPDPLGLILSTFFRKRYYVFEGMFSEKPRSLTGFKVGYYLTKWSLQRANCVYTDKTDDIEGLLKVLPASRVCYIPPSLNLSVFTDPGKKTSTPQSIQISCISMLRPGRKVDGVKFLIEAIAELQQEMASQQLNFNLKIAGDGPSFEEVKHYAESLLKSRVQLCGALGKEKILELLRSSDLFAFPGIDESFGLVYLEAQSQRLPVIAFKNGGVPDAVEDQVSGVLTPLMEKSAYKKALLELIQNNHLREKMGQQGRLRIEKKFNRQINYKKMDLEK
- a CDS encoding OmpA family protein; amino-acid sequence: MKKIILASLLCVGSLAQAQDQSATSSTLQFSREAVETNPRGLIPFIGAGGGYTGYGENGTSAQEGTPGTVKLLGSYYFESPWVSEFGYGFNSQSFSQSTAKDSSINNAAIELAARYRSENRWQTGVVADQMFGQGGNYAAEQEDAQFVGLQVLKEFNLAPAWLGRVGGRAMALTNNTGNEIYMYLVDLQIGWNPNAYKASAKSAEAKQAEPEMLTERESTPVLRDVAYSSLATAGAIQFSSGKYSVSNADKKHLAKVAKVLNEHSNLLERVEVVGYTDSTGSTKTNDRLSQARAEQVKAILQKNGLKDVPVTAVGKGSSEATGGSMRADRRTELVFVGVKDEEALRNALASIQ